The stretch of DNA CCCGTTTCATTAAAAAACAGCTAACTTGATTTCGTGACTCACAAAGGAGTCGTGACCTGCCCATGACAGGGTCTGGGGGTCCCTGGTCCTCCCTGCATATCTGTGCTCAGCCGTCCCCACGCTCCCGCCACGTCTGCCCCCTCGCCCGCTCCGCCCCCTCTCCACGGGAGGCCCTTGGCTCCTTCCCCTGGCGCTCTGCCTGGGCTCTCTACCTCTGTTCTGCTGAAGAATTTAGTTTCTCACTAAGACAGATGACTCAGGGTCATATATTTGATATGTTTCTAGTCCCAGCTGATATTTCCAGTCCCAGCTCATGTCCTGAGCTCTGTGTTGGCAACTCTCCCCGCAGTGACTGTCCCCCTAGTCTGTCTCAGAGTTCCAAGCTCCGCGTGTCGGAAACTGAAGCGCAGGACTGCAGAGTCAGCCGTCTCAGGCGGCAAATACATCTTGGTCACCGACTACCGGGTACTGGTGAGTGGAGGTTGCAACCCCTCTCTCTTAGGGTTATTTTAGAGAGTGTATGGAACTCCTAAGTGTTTGGTTGTCCTATCTCCAACTACTTTCTCTTCCAACCCCGCCCCCTTCCTTTAATGACAGCTGGTTTTCCTAGTGGGGCCAGGCTCAGCCTTGTTCTCTGTGGGCCCCTCCCCACACTCCAGACCTCTCCACCAGCAAGTGGCTGCTTGGAGATACACCCCCCCTTCCCCTGCGTGGCCACCCTCCTGCGCCacttgcctctttctctctcttccctctttcccaGCCTCCTGGGCTCCTGGACTTCTGCCTCACCCAGCAGGCAAGCACGCAGGCAGGTCTGGGGCTGCTTCTACGCTCTCTGCTCTCTGGCCTCCAGGATGGGCCCGGGTCCTGGGAGGCCCAGAACCCCCTCTGTGCAGTCTCAGGTCGGGCAGCCCCTCCCCGGGCAGAGCCAGCCTGAGGGGCTGGCACTGGCCCTTGTCTCTTCCCTGCCTTGGAAGCCCCTCTCTGCCTGTGACCCCTCTGTTCCCCCAGACAGAGGGTcgcctccctgcctctgcctgtGACCCCTCTGCTCCCCCAGACGAGGggctcctccctgcctctgcctgtGACCCCTCTGCTCCCCCAGACGAGGggctcctccctgcctctgcctgtGACCCCTCTGCTCCCCCAGACGAGGggctcctccctgcctctgcctgtGATCCCCCTCTGCTCCCCCAGACGAGGggctcctccctgcctctgcctgtGATCCCCCTCTGCTCCCCCAGACGAGGggctcctccctgcctctgcctgcTGCTACCCCTCCCCGGGTTCCTGTCCTCCCCCCCGCccctgtttctctctgtctctccccctctctttctGTCCACGTTTCCCTGTGCTCTGATCCGCGACTGACTTCCCACCCACGGGGAGACACACCTGGCCCTGAGCCCCCCAGGCTGAAACCACAGCCAGCATCTCAGGCCGAGCTTACACAGGGGCCGTGCACCCACTCTCCACTCAGGAAGTTCAAGGGCATCGCCCagatcctctcctcccctcccctggggCCACCTGCAGTCCGCAGGGTGAGGGCCACTTACCGCTCCCCGCTGGCCGCAGGAGGCCGCCCAGGGCGGTGCTGAGCAGGACGAGACACAGCAGACCCGCCATGGTGGGGCCCTTCCGAGGACAGCCGTGAGTCCCCGCAGCAACAGGCCTCCGGGGCAAGGTCCGCTCGCCCAGGCTGGAAGGTGGCTGGCGCCCAGCCTGCTTATCACAGCCGCCGGTTGGAGCCCAGgcctgtgggggcggggggcggctcTGGGGGCCTGGCTGCCCTGCCCCTGCAGCCCCGGGGAGGTCCCGGCCGAGCTCACTCTCATCCTGAGCCGTGTCCAGGGGCCTGGCGTGCGCGCAGAGCACTTTGTTCTGAGAACAGGCGCGTCGTTGTGTGGTTCCCAGATGTCTACATCCAGCTCTGTTCTCATCTTTACGACTGTGATAAAAGTCATGtctcatttccccatctgtttttcTAGGATGGAAAACTGAGCTTTAGAGAGAGGCGGGGTGCCATCTACGGCCATGGGTGTGGGCGTGGGGTTAGGACCCAGGGCTTTCTGCCCAGGCTGGGTGGGAGGTGAGGGCACCACGCTGGGCCGGGGGCTGCTCTCCCAGCCAGGAAGCACCCCTCTGGGGAGCGGCAGGGGTGGGACGCGACTGCCGCGGCTGAGTGGGGCTCCGCAGGGAGACGTCTGCGAGCTGCCAACGGGCGGTCTTGGGAAGCGAGGGGGTCACGCTCTGTCGTTGGCTGAGCATGCCTGCCCCACCCCACGTGGGACGCCTGCTCACCAGGCCTGTGTCCGGCGCGGAGAGAAGCTCTGCACACAGCAGGTGTGGGGTAAACACCAGCTCGCTGAACGGACTGTGATGTCCTCAGACGCTCCTGCTGGACACCCAGGCAGGGCTGGTCTTTGGCAGAGAGGTCGCcgtggtaaagtgatgtctcccCTGTTCTCTGTGTTGTCCCTGCCCTGCAGGGCGTGTGGGGTTAGGCTGGACTCCGCGTCAGCCCCTGCCCCGTGCCTGCACCCAGCGGTCTGGGTGGGAGATGCTCCCCAACATTGCTGGGTGTGGTGAGGCCCACCCAGGACCCGGTCAGTCCCTTcagccccctcccttcctcttccagGAAGAGGAGCCCAGCCAGCTTTCGATTCAGGAAGAAACAGCAGGCTCTGGGCTTGGGGTCTCTGGGGGCCTGGGACATCTTGGCTAGAGTCTCCTGAGTGTCTGTAGCCTAAGCTGTGAGCTGGGGTTGCATGAATGCTGGACAACCCGCTTCACGGTCCACAGCCAGGTGACCCATCCTCCCCACACCTCATTCTGTCTGCTCCAGTTTCATGGAAGCAGgaccccatttacagatgaaatggGGGGCAGAGAGGGTTAGTGGTGAGGCTGCGGGCACCTGCCAGAGCTGGAGCCGGAGTGGCCCCAGGGGGCCCAGCCCAGGGTCGGGGTGCTTGACGTGTGTGCTCAGTGAGAACCCCAAAGACTACCGCCTGCCCGGGGCAGCGGAGGCCAGGCGGTGGGCACACGAGTCTGCAAGTCAGATGACCTCTTCCTCCGCCCGGGGTCCTCTGACCCAGCAACTCAGCACTGCTGTTTTGGGCAGCCTGAGTGATGGGTATGTCCAGACACATGGCCAGGCTCTCCCAGCCCTGCTCGGGACATGAGGCGTAGCTGGACCGTCTGGCTGGGCATGGCCCAAAAACCCTAAGCGTGGTGTGCCAGGCTGGACAGATGAGACCCGAGGGTGCAGGCACCCACTGGGCCAGGCTCGGGTGGGGTCTGGAGCTCCCTGCCCTGGTTCCTCATTCCTTCCCCCCTGCAGCCTGTGTGACTGTCACCTGAGAGACTCCATAAAAAGTAGGTTGAGGACCCTGCCCCCCCCACTGAGCTGGGAGGGACCTGGGAGCCTGCATCCTGCGGAGGGCCCCTGCCGGTCCTCAGGCTTGTGTCGTCTCCTGGGGCCTCAGCTGGGAGAAACACGCAGCCCCCAAACCCAGGAGAGCGTCTGCTTTGGAAATGGCTTCATGTGAGAGTTCACTTCAGCAAAGCTGGTGACTGTGGAGGAGCCCGGCTCAGGGACCGCATGAGGGTCTCTGAGAGATGACTCTGGGCCGTGCAGGGAGAGCAGGAGGGGGCGGGCCTGCCTGTGgtcagggggcaggggagggacaggCGTGCAGCGTGCGAGGCTGCGTGTGCCGCACACTCAGAGGGACGTGGAAGGCTGATCACCATGGGGAGTGGGGGTGCTCACATTTACCCGGAACGAAGACACAACGCTAGGGTGAGTGACAAGCCAGACTGGAAGTGGCGCAGGTCACAGCGAGGACGGCACCGAGCTTGTGCTGCCCGTGTGCTTGGCCTCCGGTCCGGTCCGGACACTTCCAATGCCTCCAGCGCCTCCAGCGCCTCCAGGGCCCCTTTGCCACCCTCCTCGTCTGTCTCTGACTCTGGGTCTTTCTCTCTCCCGCCCTccgtctctccctccctctctgtgtctctccatcTCCCAGTCTCCATTTCTGTTTCCCTCCCCCCGCTTCCCTGccccaggaaccacaggagaATCTCCGCCTTTGGCGcctttatttgcagggcaggggcTAGGGCAGCAGCGGCACCCGGAAGAAGCCCTGCCTGGGCGGCGGGTGGCCCATCAGCCTCCGAAGCCAGGCTGTGTAGCGGGAGACCCGCGTGTAGACCCCAAAGTGGCCAGCTGCCGCGCAGCCCTCGCCCCAGCTGACGACGCCAGTCAGGAACCAGGTGCCGCGGAAGCGCGTGGCGTGCGGGCCCCCGCTGTCCCCCTTGCAGGCGTCCTTGCTGCCGTCGCTGTAGCCGGCGCAGAACATGCTGTCTGTGACCACAGGCCCGCCGGGCCTCCGTTGCGACTGCTGCAGGCAGTCCTGGGTCAGCAGCCGGGGCACCAGCACCACCATGAGCTTGCGGGCGGTGACCCCGCGCTCCAGGAGCTGGCCCCAGCCACTGACGGCAGAGAAGCGCACGAAGGCCAGCGTCTGGTCCGCAAAGTCCGGGTCGGGTAGGCAGAGGGGCGCCACGTGGTCACCCAGGGCCACGGGCTGGGCCAGCTGCAGCAGGGCCACGTCGTGGTCCGTCTTGCCCGGCACGTACTGCTCAGGGACGATGATCTGCACCACCCGCCGCTCCTGCTCTGGGCCCTCCACGCGGTTGAGGTCGTGCTCGCCTGCAGGGTACCAGGACCGGCTGCTGTTGTGCCCCTCGCCACGCGGGCCACGGGCTCCTTTCCTGGGAGCGAGGGGCACACGTTCCGCCCCCCAGGGTGGGCGGGCATCCTCCCAGGGCTGCCGGCAGGAGAGTTGGGGCGAATCCGGACCCAGGGGTGCTGGACGTGCGAGTGGGGTTTGGGCGGGCAGCATGGTGGATGAGGAGGGGCGCCCCAGTTCCCCTGCCCCCTGGGGCCCCAGTCATCCCGTAAGCCCGCCAGGCAGAGCACCTGGGGAGGGCACCCCCGCGGGGCTCCTGGTGGGAGTGGAGTCACCCGGGGCTGCGTCTGGGCGGGAGAGGCTGCGGGGGGTGGGCACAGGGGCCCTGGGCTGTGGGGCCTGCCCACACGCTGCCTGCATGCGTCTCTCCCTGGGAAAGTCACCGCTGCTCGTGGGAGCAGTGATTGGAAGCCCGGAATCTCGGCCCGGAGACTGTCCTCTGAAGGCCTGCTCTGCAGGGTGGGGAAGGCGCCTGCACCACCTACCCAGCACGGCTGTCAGGTTCCACCTGCTCCGGAGCCTGTCAAAGCAGTGGGCAGCGGAGACCACCCAGGCCGGGCCGACCAGGGTGCCCCCGCACAGCAGCACcccgttcagcttcagcatggCCTGGAGGGCATGGCACACAGCGGGGATGACGTCATGGTCACGGCCACCTGGGGCTCCCCTCCCTGCACCCGCGTGGGGGCGGCCGGGGACTCTGCGTCCATCCAGGTAAGGGGAGAGGGAGCAAGTGGGCCCCGGCCAGAGGgtggaaatgccaggctggggtCCTCTGCTCTGGCAGAGCGTCAGCCAGGCCCAACCCAGCGGGCCTGGAGATTCACCTGCTGGGcgaccctcccctccctcccccaggcctgatgaccctcccctcccctcccccaggcctgacgaccctcccctccctcccccgccctgCAGCCTCACCTGCCAGGGGCACTCCCCTTTGGGGCAGACGTGGCCCCCCACGATTCGCCCTTGGGGCTTGctaccatttcttttttccagaacAGGTATTTTCCCGCATGGATATTCCACTGTGTGAGACAGAAGCAGCAGGACGTAGGTGAGATGGAGGCTGTGCGGCTGCACCAGCGAGTGCCCCGTGTTGGCTGCACCTGCTCCTGGCCAGGGTTTCGGGGGCCCCGGGGGAGCTGCTGGGGCCGGGCGGCAGGGCCCGTGGGCCTGGGTCCTGCTGGTGTATCCAGGGGTGGAAACAGGCAGCCCGACGCCACCAAAGGGCCCGGGACGTGCTGCACGGGGTGAGCAGCGTCTCAGGCAGCCTGGCTGCT from Bubalus bubalis isolate 160015118507 breed Murrah chromosome 13, NDDB_SH_1, whole genome shotgun sequence encodes:
- the F7 gene encoding coagulation factor VII → MLSQARALALLCFLLGLRGSLPAVFLPQEQALSILHRPRRANGFLEELRPGSLERECKEELCSFEEAREIFRNEERTRQFWVSYNDGDQCASSPCQNGGSCEDQLQSYICFCPDGFEGRNCETDKQSQLICANDNGHCEQYCGADPGAGRFCWCHEGYALQADGMSCAPTVEYPCGKIPVLEKRNGSKPQGRIVGGHVCPKGECPWQAMLKLNGVLLCGGTLVGPAWVVSAAHCFDRLRSRWNLTAVLGEHDLNRVEGPEQERRVVQIIVPEQYVPGKTDHDVALLQLAQPVALGDHVAPLCLPDPDFADQTLAFVRFSAVSGWGQLLERGVTARKLMVVLVPRLLTQDCLQQSQRRPGGPVVTDSMFCAGYSDGSKDACKGDSGGPHATRFRGTWFLTGVVSWGEGCAAAGHFGVYTRVSRYTAWLRRLMGHPPPRQGFFRVPLLP
- the LOC123464844 gene encoding formin-like protein 1, which produces MTGSGGPWSSLHICAQPSPRSRHVCPLARSAPSPREALGSFPWRSAWALYLCSAEEFSFSLRQMTQGHIFDMFLVPADISSPSSCPELCVGNSPRSDCPPSLSQSSKLRVSETEAQDCRVSRLRRQIHLGHRLPGTASWAPGLLPHPAGKHAGRSGAASTLSALWPPGWARVLGGPEPPLCSLRSGSPSPGRASLRGWHWPLSLPCLGSPSLPVTPLFPQTEGRLPASACDPSAPPDEGLLPASACDPSAPPDEGLLPASACDPSAPPDEGLLPASACDPPLLPQTRGSSLPLPVIPLCSPRRGAPPCLCLLLPLPGFLSSPPPLFLSVSPPLFLSTFPCALIRD